In Chitinophaga oryzae, the sequence GCAACCGCGAAGAGCTGATCTACGGCACCACCAAAAGGACCCTCGCCGGCCGTGACGGCAGCTATGTCGCCAGTGGCATGATCGCCGCCAAAGACAACAACGGCAACTGGGTAAGCACCGGCAAAGCCAATACCATCGCAGTAAAAGCACAGGACTACTGGAACGTGGTGGCCAGCGACAAAGAAAACGTGGTATCAGAAGAGATGATGAACGACGCCAGTTACATCGCGATGCGGGAAATCAGCCTCAGTTACCAGTTGCCCGCACGGCTGTTCTCCGGCAAAATCATCAAACGCGCCGGTATCGGCATCTACGGCCGTAACCTGTTTTACTTCCAGCGTAAAACAGACGGCTTCTCCCCTGAGGCTTCCGGTTTTAATGTCAACAACTCCTCGCTGGGCCTGGAATCTACCGCGCTGCCCATGATGCGGAACTTTGGCATCAACCTGAGCCTGGATTTATAATCAAAAAAAGAAAAGAGATGAAAACACGCACCCGTTCCATATATGCCGCCCTGCTGCTGGGAAGCCTTTCCCTCAGCAGCTGCACCAAGAACTTCAACGACCTGAATACGCCACCCACTTCCGTCACCAATATCGATGCGGCCATCCTGCTGTCCAAAGTACAGAAAGACGCCGCATTCGCTGAAGGCACTGAAACCGCCAATATACAGGTGGGCTCCTGGGTGCAGTACTGGGCCGGCGGCCTCGTAGCGCCCACCTCCCGTTATATCCAGCAGCCCGATAATAAAATGTGGGAAGCCCACTACACGCTGCTGCGTAACCTCGGACAGATACGCAACCAGGCGCTGAAAGGTAAGGAAGACGATCCCGCCGGCCGTACCAAACTGGCCATCGCCCGTATCATGGAGATCCATGTATGGCAGCGCCTCACCGATCTCTTTGGCGACGTACCGTTTTCACAGACTACCGAAGATGCAGCCGACGTCAACAACAAACCCGTTTACGATAGCCAGGAGGCTATCTACAAGCAGCTGATCGCAGACCTCGACGCCGCTATCGCTAAGCTCAACAGCAGCGATGCCTCCTATGGCAACGCCGATTTCTTCTATAAAGGTAATGCCGACAGCTGGAAAAAATTCGGCAACGCACTCAAACTGCGTATAGGCATGCGCCTCAGATACGCATCGCCGCAGCTGGCCGAAAAAACGGTGCGGGAAGCCATGGGCGGGCCACTGTTTACAGATAATAAAGATAACGCCGCCGTACCTACGTTCAACGATGCGCAAACCACCAACGCACATCCGATACTGGCGCAGTTCATCTCCGGAAGCCCTGACCTGCGTTACCTCGCCAGCGCTTTTGTGAGCACGCTGAATGACAAAAAAGATCCGCGGCTGCCGTTCATTGCCGCACCTACCGTCAACTCAAAAAACAGTGGCACTCCCATATACCGCGGCATCGGCGTAGCGCTGACAGATGCACTGTTAGCAGGTATCATCAAAGACGACTACTCTACCGCCGCCACCACCACCTGGTTCAACAGGACGCTCGCCACGCCGATCCCCTGTTATGTGTTCACCTATGCAGATGTATGTTTCTTTAAAGCAGAAGCCGCACTGATAGGCTGGGGCGCCGCGCCGGCCGACGCGGAGAAATTCTACCAGGACGGCATCAAAGCAGCCATGGCCCTGCAGCCTTACAACATCACCACGGTCCCCCAGGCATATATCGATGCTGAATTTTCTTTCGCCGGTCTTACCACCGAACAAAAACTGGAGAAAATCATGACGCAGAAATGGATACAGCTGTTTGGCCGCGACTACGAGGCATATGCAGAATGGCGCCGCACCGGTTACCCGGCACTCACGCCCGGGCCTAACCAGGGTTCCACCAACGGCACTATTCCCCGCAGGGCGGTCTATTCCTCGCTGGAAGCATTGCTGAATACTACCAACTATCAGCAGGCCGTAAAGGGATTATCAAAAGGAGATTCCTATCTCTCTAAAGTATGGTGGGATAAAAAATAATCCGTACAAAAAAGACCATAAAAAAAGCCGCTGTGCATGGATGCGCAGCGGCTTTTTTTATGAGTCAGTTTTTTACGGATGGTACTCTATAGTACTGTCGAATTCTTCAAACCGGACCACGTCCGTCAGTTGCAACGGCAACGTTTTCCCGTTGGCAAGCAGGTATACATACCGCTCTCCCTGCCGGCACAATAAAGGATAGGACAACACCGCTGCATTCGCATAGGGGTTGACGGAAGGATCCAGCATCACGGCAGAGAATCTCGCCGGGGTGACTTCCTTTCCGGCAGCATTAAAGATGGTAAACTGCCGGTCTTTATCCGCTAAAAAGCCGGTGCCGTTACTTCCGACAAATACCCTGTCGTAGATGGCAGGTACCAGTATTTTTCCGTCACGGCCCGCCATCCCTTTCTTATAGGCGCGGGAGTAACCGCCTTCCGATTTATAGAGCGGCAGATAAGTACTGTCTTCGTAATCATAGATATACCCGTTCACGTTATAATCATACTCCAGCGGCACCAATAGTTTACCGGTAGTATCCGCATATCCGTATTTCCAGTCATCGCCGTTTCTGCGGGCCAGCAGGATAGCGCCCTGTGGCAGCAACGATGCGCCGTCATAAATAACAGGCACCACTTCCTTGCCGCTGACATTGATGAAGCCCATTTTTCCGTTTTTCACCACCTGCGCCACGCCAAAGGCGAATCTTCCGATCGGCGACACGAGCACGGTATCGTCCTCATATTTCTTCACCATCGGAAAAGACGGGGACACGGCCTTGTTTTCCGCCACATTCCAGACGTACGACTGGCGGCCGTCTGACACGATCAGCAGATTGGGCGCATCGGCAGGCGTTACCTCCGTATATGGCAAGGCGGCAATCTTACCGGTTGACAGCGAGAGGACCGCATATGATTTCTCTTTCATCAACAGGTACTGGTCGCGGTTCATCGGATTGATGTAAGTGTACACCGGCGAGGCCAGTTCTTTGCCGGCCGTGTTGTAAAGGCCGTAAACAATATCGCCGGACTCATTTTCCGTCGCCACGCTCAACAGCGAGCTGTCTTCCGGCATCCGGTTTATATATTTGAACTTTGCGGGGATAATCTCCTGTTGTGCATCGGCATCGAAAAGGCCGGTACCGGCGCCGGTTTTCACCAACAGCAGGTGATCATTCAACAGCTCATAACTGCTGTATTTCAGGGGCAGCAGCATGGTGCCATCCGGCTTGTACAGGCCGGATTTGTCCTGATAGGTCACCGCTATCAGCCCTTTGCCTTTCTCTGAGGAGATGACCTCCACCTCGTGAAAGGCCGGCACTACTATCGTCCCGTTCACCGGGTTAAAAAATCCATACAGCGCTTTTTGTTTCAGCGCAAAAAGGGCCATCCCTTCTACGGTTTTCATCGGTTCAATCCCGCTGTAGTCTTCCTTCAGCAAGGGCTTCCCGGTACTGTCAAACACGTTGTACATACCATTCCGTGCCGCTATAACATAATCACCCGAGCAGATCACTTCTTCATCCAGCGACGGTGGTATGACTACCCGGCCGGTCATATCAATGATGCCGGTCTTACCGTCTTTGTGTACAGTCAGGAAAGGGCCACTGGCAAACTGCCCGTAGGGATCGGAAATATCGTCATACACAAAATCCAGCACCTGTTCCCCGTTGCGGTTTATTAGTCCAAAGCGGCCATTTTTCTTTAGTTTCAGCATAGCGTCGCCGATCACTTCCATTTGGCTGTATAACGGTTCCCCATATACTTTTTTCCGGGGGATGTTGACCACCACGTCTTTACCATGCTGCCGAAAACTGCACACCCACTCATCGCTGCGCATCCGGGAGTGGCTGTGCTCAAAGGCAAAAGGCACCAGTACTTCATTGGCAGCGCTGATGATGCCCCACTGCCCGTTTTTCTTTGCGTAGAGGTATTCACTTTTCATTCCGCAGCCACCGCAATAATCTATTTCATCATATTCGGCCGGGATCACCAGCTTTTGCCGGCGTACATCGTAGATACCCCATTTTCCCTGTTGCTTTACATCGTAACGGTCATCGTCCAGGATGCCCACCTGTTCAAACTGTAACGGCACCAATAATTTACCCCGGGTGTCCGCGTAAGTCATCTTACCTTGTTTACGCACTTCCAGCCAGACGTTGAACTTTACTTCCAGCTGATCGTATTCCGGCTTCAACAGCCATTGTCCCTTGTCGCTGATCAATCCTTTTTTACCATTGCTGCTCACGATCAGCATATTCTTTTCCGTATCGGAGTAAACGCTTCCCTCCCGGACACTGTCCACCGGATGATAGACGGCGACAATCTTATCAAACACTTTCTGACCGGTGGTGTCAATAAACCAGCTTTTTTCTTTTGTCACAATGCGGGCCAGGCCGTTGGTGAAAACGGACCCCTGCTGCGCCTGCAAGGCATGCACTGTCAGCACAAGACCTATAAAGAAGCCTGTCTTTCTAATCATTATATCCTTTTTTCTTTTTAGCACGATAAGGCAACGGTTTTCCCTGTGCGTCGAGATACAGGTACCATTCTCCCTGTTTCACCAGCACCGGGAAAGGAGAATTGTCTCCCCAGGCCTGGTTTTGATCAAGGTCATCGTATATAGCCGGCACCAGGGTACTGCCGTCTGCCCCCAGCAATCCTGCTTTATTGTCTTTTGTTACCTCGAACATCCGGCTATCCCTGTTATAGCGGATTTCATCGTAAGCTGCCGGCACCAGTTCCTTTCCTTCCGCATTCAACACTCCTTTTTTACCCTGGCGGGTGATAATGTAAAGAGAGGTATCATATACCCGGTCGATATCATCGTATTCCAGCGGGAGGAAGACGGAACCGTCTTTGCGCAGCATTCCGGCTTTTTTGCCCTGTTTCATTTTCAGCAGCTCATCGTCTGCGGGCGCCAGGTCATCTAACACCAACGGATATACTACTTTTTTATCGATGCTGATGATACCCACGCGATCATCCTGCGTAGTGGCTACGGCGATACCGTTATTGAAATCGCCTACATATTTGTATTCGTCGAACACCACCGGTTTACCGGCAGTATCCACGAACTGGTTTTCGCGGGAGTAGCCTTTTACCTTCAGCAGTCCACTGTTGAATTGCAGGGGCCATGTTTTGCGGGCCTCCGGCGTGAGCAGCCGGTTGAAGGACAAGGGGGAGAACTCCCAGTATTTGTTTTCATACAGCACCCGGCCTTCTTTATTTGTGAGCAGTGTGGTGCTGCCATCATCAGCATAACGTTTTTCCACGATGCGCTGAGGGCTGACAGCATCAAACGCGCCGTATTTCTTCAGCGGGCGGATGATTTTGCCTGTTTTGTCTGCAAGACCGGAGCTATCGCCCTGCTCCAGCCGGATCATATCCGCATTCTGCCAGCGGAGACCGGAATAAACAGCAGGAATCACCAGTTGACCGGTAGCGATATTAAACAACCCGACGCCTGCCTCGCCTTTCTTCACCTCTTTCAACACACAGATAAAATTATTTTTCTCTTCACCGGCGGCATCGTCATTATAGTTACTGGTGCCATAGTTATTGTCGATTCCTGCAAACTGCACCGGCATCACTATTTTACCGGACAAATCCGCCAGACCGCACCGCGTATCTTTTAACAGCGCCGCGTATACTTTGTCATGGAGCGGCAGCAACCGGATATCGCTGTAGTCAAAAGGCAGCAGTTGTTTGCCCGAAGCATCATAAAAAGCCGCCGTAGCGCCTTTTTTCGCCACTGCGTAATAAGGTGGCGTATAAGCTGCTGATGAAGGACCCAATGAAACGATGGCGCCCAGAACGCTGTGACCTTTGCTATCATAGAGCTGAATTTCCGTGTTGACCGCGGGAATTACCTCTTTGCCCATACTGTCTGTGAGTCCGCAGAGGTTGCCTTTCCAGACCTGGAACAGCGGCCCAAGGCGGTCTACCCGCGTATATTGCAGGGGCGTTTTCAGTTTGCCGGTGGCGACGTCCAGCAGACCGGTTTTGTCTTGTACCTTCACGGCCACCAACGCGTCGGAAGGACCTGCGTTGATGTCGTCGTAGATGGCCGGTGTCAGCACTTTCCCCTGCCGGTCCATCAGGCCGCATTTTCCTCCGGGCACATAGTAACTGAACAGTTGCTGGCTGTCCCAGCCCATAAACCGCTCGTATTTGGGTGGCACCAGCACGGTGCCGTCTTCCAGCGCGAGGCCGTTTTTACCCTGAGACTGGATGGTGATCAGACCATCGATCACATAGGAGCGGGACACTTCAGTATATTTCGGTTCCTGCAGGAGTTTGCCGGTTTTCATATCGCACCAGCCATACAGCCCGTTTTTTTTGATGCTGAAGGTTTTGGGCGTCAGGACTTCGATATCGCTGTATTCCGGCTGGCAGAGCACCTTGCCCAGGCTGTCTACCGCACCTGTTTTGCCCTGCAGTTTTACCGTGATGAGGCAGTAATTTTCACCGGGATTTTCCCGGTTGCTTTCTCCCAGCACCTTTACCGCATCGTAGCGGAATGGGGCGATGATGTCTCCTTTTCGGTCCACGACGCCGTAGGCGCCTTGTTTCACTGCCGATACCAGCCGGTAGGAGCTCACCTCCTGGATTTTGTCCACTATTACTTTACCGCTGCGGTGCAGCAGCTGTTGGTGCCCGTTGACCTGAATTTTTGCAAACTCGCCCTCGAAGCGGTCGAGGTAACCGGCGGTTTCCGGTGTTTGGGCCCCGGCGGTACCGGCGAGCAGGAGTAAGCTGCCGGCGAGGCGGATAACAAATGTACTGTGCTTCATATCTACCATAGATGCTGAGCTGTTAAAGTGTGGGGTTACGCAGTACCAGCAGCTTTCCATCGGCCGTTTTCACCGCGGCATGGGTGCCTGCGAAGTCTGATATCTCTTTATAAAAAGGGGCGATCACCAGTTTTCCGGTAGTATCTACAAAGCCCCAGCGGCTTTCCATCTGTACAGCCAGCAGGTTGCTAAAGTAACCGAGGTGGGAATCGTACATACAATTGCCCGCTGCATCGCAGAGTGGCATTTTGCCGATGGGCTGGCCGGCCGTATTATATATCTGCAGATAGCCGTCTTTGTTACCTTCCTCTTTTCCGTTTACCTGGGCGAAAAACACACCGGAGGAGATGGCATAGGGCAGATCGTCAAATGTGGGGGTGGCCAGGATCTTCCCGGTTTTGTCTATCAGGCGCCATTGATCGTCCTGATAACAGAAAGCCACGCCATCGGTAAATTCTTTCAATTCCTTTACGCCGGTGGTGAAGAGCAGGTTACCGGTCGTATCAATGACGTTGGTCATATATTCCGGTTTACCTGCGGGCAACCGGTTATATAGTTGCGCCAGTTGCCCGTTGCCGGGCATGCTGTCGCTGGTGATCTCTTTTCCGGCCACTACCGCCACGCCATCGGAAAACTCCCCGGCCCTGGCATAGGTGGGTGGAATCACCCAGTGGCCGGCAGTATCCACAAAACCGTACCGTTGCCCTTTGCGCACCAGCAGGCGGCCGTTACGGAAAGAGAGGGGATTGGCTTTTATTTGATTATAAACGCCGCCGTAGGTTTTATCGATGGTGGTATCTATCCGGACAAATGCCGGCCCGAGAGCTGTCTTTCCCTGGCGATCGATATAGGACCAGACGCCTTTTTTATTGACGGCCGCCCGTCCGCAGGAAAAGTCATGCGCCGCTTCATACTGGCAGGGTATCACCAGGCGCCCCTGGCGGTCGACATACCCGTAGCGGATATGGCCATCGAACGATTGACCCACGACGGCCAGTCCTTCCCGGAAGGTACCGGCTTCCCGGAATTGCGGAGCGATGATCATTTTACCGGTGGTATCCATATAACCGAGGTTACCGCCAGACACCCTGGCCCAGGCCAGACCTTCAGTAAACAGGCCGATGGCGCGGATATTTTCGTCAGGAATGAAAGCAACGATAGTTTGCTGGGCAATAA encodes:
- a CDS encoding WG repeat-containing protein translates to MKKKIVLLVCCLFTKIVIAQQTIVAFIPDENIRAIGLFTEGLAWARVSGGNLGYMDTTGKMIIAPQFREAGTFREGLAVVGQSFDGHIRYGYVDRQGRLVIPCQYEAAHDFSCGRAAVNKKGVWSYIDRQGKTALGPAFVRIDTTIDKTYGGVYNQIKANPLSFRNGRLLVRKGQRYGFVDTAGHWVIPPTYARAGEFSDGVAVVAGKEITSDSMPGNGQLAQLYNRLPAGKPEYMTNVIDTTGNLLFTTGVKELKEFTDGVAFCYQDDQWRLIDKTGKILATPTFDDLPYAISSGVFFAQVNGKEEGNKDGYLQIYNTAGQPIGKMPLCDAAGNCMYDSHLGYFSNLLAVQMESRWGFVDTTGKLVIAPFYKEISDFAGTHAAVKTADGKLLVLRNPTL
- a CDS encoding WG repeat-containing protein; translation: MKHSTFVIRLAGSLLLLAGTAGAQTPETAGYLDRFEGEFAKIQVNGHQQLLHRSGKVIVDKIQEVSSYRLVSAVKQGAYGVVDRKGDIIAPFRYDAVKVLGESNRENPGENYCLITVKLQGKTGAVDSLGKVLCQPEYSDIEVLTPKTFSIKKNGLYGWCDMKTGKLLQEPKYTEVSRSYVIDGLITIQSQGKNGLALEDGTVLVPPKYERFMGWDSQQLFSYYVPGGKCGLMDRQGKVLTPAIYDDINAGPSDALVAVKVQDKTGLLDVATGKLKTPLQYTRVDRLGPLFQVWKGNLCGLTDSMGKEVIPAVNTEIQLYDSKGHSVLGAIVSLGPSSAAYTPPYYAVAKKGATAAFYDASGKQLLPFDYSDIRLLPLHDKVYAALLKDTRCGLADLSGKIVMPVQFAGIDNNYGTSNYNDDAAGEEKNNFICVLKEVKKGEAGVGLFNIATGQLVIPAVYSGLRWQNADMIRLEQGDSSGLADKTGKIIRPLKKYGAFDAVSPQRIVEKRYADDGSTTLLTNKEGRVLYENKYWEFSPLSFNRLLTPEARKTWPLQFNSGLLKVKGYSRENQFVDTAGKPVVFDEYKYVGDFNNGIAVATTQDDRVGIISIDKKVVYPLVLDDLAPADDELLKMKQGKKAGMLRKDGSVFLPLEYDDIDRVYDTSLYIITRQGKKGVLNAEGKELVPAAYDEIRYNRDSRMFEVTKDNKAGLLGADGSTLVPAIYDDLDQNQAWGDNSPFPVLVKQGEWYLYLDAQGKPLPYRAKKKKGYND
- a CDS encoding SusD/RagB family nutrient-binding outer membrane lipoprotein → MKTRTRSIYAALLLGSLSLSSCTKNFNDLNTPPTSVTNIDAAILLSKVQKDAAFAEGTETANIQVGSWVQYWAGGLVAPTSRYIQQPDNKMWEAHYTLLRNLGQIRNQALKGKEDDPAGRTKLAIARIMEIHVWQRLTDLFGDVPFSQTTEDAADVNNKPVYDSQEAIYKQLIADLDAAIAKLNSSDASYGNADFFYKGNADSWKKFGNALKLRIGMRLRYASPQLAEKTVREAMGGPLFTDNKDNAAVPTFNDAQTTNAHPILAQFISGSPDLRYLASAFVSTLNDKKDPRLPFIAAPTVNSKNSGTPIYRGIGVALTDALLAGIIKDDYSTAATTTWFNRTLATPIPCYVFTYADVCFFKAEAALIGWGAAPADAEKFYQDGIKAAMALQPYNITTVPQAYIDAEFSFAGLTTEQKLEKIMTQKWIQLFGRDYEAYAEWRRTGYPALTPGPNQGSTNGTIPRRAVYSSLEALLNTTNYQQAVKGLSKGDSYLSKVWWDKK
- a CDS encoding WG repeat-containing protein; this encodes MIRKTGFFIGLVLTVHALQAQQGSVFTNGLARIVTKEKSWFIDTTGQKVFDKIVAVYHPVDSVREGSVYSDTEKNMLIVSSNGKKGLISDKGQWLLKPEYDQLEVKFNVWLEVRKQGKMTYADTRGKLLVPLQFEQVGILDDDRYDVKQQGKWGIYDVRRQKLVIPAEYDEIDYCGGCGMKSEYLYAKKNGQWGIISAANEVLVPFAFEHSHSRMRSDEWVCSFRQHGKDVVVNIPRKKVYGEPLYSQMEVIGDAMLKLKKNGRFGLINRNGEQVLDFVYDDISDPYGQFASGPFLTVHKDGKTGIIDMTGRVVIPPSLDEEVICSGDYVIAARNGMYNVFDSTGKPLLKEDYSGIEPMKTVEGMALFALKQKALYGFFNPVNGTIVVPAFHEVEVISSEKGKGLIAVTYQDKSGLYKPDGTMLLPLKYSSYELLNDHLLLVKTGAGTGLFDADAQQEIIPAKFKYINRMPEDSSLLSVATENESGDIVYGLYNTAGKELASPVYTYINPMNRDQYLLMKEKSYAVLSLSTGKIAALPYTEVTPADAPNLLIVSDGRQSYVWNVAENKAVSPSFPMVKKYEDDTVLVSPIGRFAFGVAQVVKNGKMGFINVSGKEVVPVIYDGASLLPQGAILLARRNGDDWKYGYADTTGKLLVPLEYDYNVNGYIYDYEDSTYLPLYKSEGGYSRAYKKGMAGRDGKILVPAIYDRVFVGSNGTGFLADKDRQFTIFNAAGKEVTPARFSAVMLDPSVNPYANAAVLSYPLLCRQGERYVYLLANGKTLPLQLTDVVRFEEFDSTIEYHP